Sequence from the Curtobacterium sp. MCLR17_007 genome:
TTCTCGGCGTCGAGCTGCTTCATCGAGTTCTCGACCATGGGCGTCCAGATCGCGCCAGGGGCGATGGCGTTGATGCGGATGCCGTAGCGGCCGTACTCGACGGCGGAGTTGCGGGTGAGACCCACCACGCCGTGCTTGGCGGCGGCGTACCCAGACTGGTTGCCGATGCCGCGGATGCCGCCGACACTCGCGGTGTTCACGACCATGCCGGAGCCCTGTTCGCGCATGACACGGAGGACCTTCTCGAGGCCGAGGAAGACCCCGCGCAGGTTGATCGACACGACCTTGTCGAACTCGGCGGCCGTGAAGGACTCGGTCGGGTTCTGCTTGCCCTCGATGCCGGCGTTGTTGAAGAAGCCGTCGATGCGCCCGAACCGCTCGGTCGTGGCGGTGACGTAGGCGTCGACCTGGGCCTCGTCGGAGACGTCGGCGACGGTGGTGAGAACCTGGGCCTCGGGGGTGGCCTCGAGGACGGCGGCCTTCGTGGCGTCGAGCCCGTCGGACGAGACGTCGACCAAGGAGAGCGCGGCACCTTCGGCTGCGAGGCGGACGGCGGTCGCGCGACCGAGGCCGGAGCCGCCGCCGGTGATGAGGACGACGCGGTCGCTGAAGCGGGCGGGGACGGTGGTGGACACGGTCATGGGGAGGCCTCCTGAGGTCTTCGTCGTCGAAGGTCGATGCGTTCACATCGGCTCGGATCTAGACTACACCTGTCGTCCAACGACCTACCGAGGTCTGGTCAGCAGCGGTCGAGGACGCGGACCATCGCGTCGTGCTCGGCGGGGACGACCCAGAGTCGGTAGGTCGTCTTCACTGCGATCTGATGCTCGACGTAGGTGCAGCGGAACGCCGTGTCCGCGGGCAGCCAGGTCGCGGCGTCGCCCGACCGCTTCTGCGCGTTCGCGTGCTGGTCAACGGCGAACAGGTTGTCCGGGTCGTTCGCCAGGGCAACGCGCTCGGCCGCGTCGAGCTGTTGTGCGCCGGTGGTCCAGGCGTTCTCGAGTGCGACGACGTGATCGATCTGCACGAGCGTGGACGTGGTGTCGCCGCGCACGAAGTCGATCCGGGTGCCGGTGTACGGCGACACGAGCACGCCCGAGGTCACCCGGCACGGACCGCTGCGCACGACGTCGCTCAGGTCGCGGGCGAGGACGTCGTTGCGGGTGTCGCATCCGTTGCGGTCGACGTCCAGCCAGGCGGTGCCGAAGTCGGCGGTGCGGTCGTAGCCGGTGGCCGGCGCCCGGCCCTTGACCGGCAGGGCAGCGAGACGGGTGCGTGCGGTCGCGACGCCGGCCGGACTGGAGGCCCGGCTCGGCGCCGGCCCGGACGCTGCGGTCGGTCCGGCGGTCACCGTGGCGCTCGGGCCTGTGGCGTCGGTCGTGCTCGTTGGCACGGCGGTCTCGGTGATGTTGGC
This genomic interval carries:
- a CDS encoding HNH endonuclease family protein, whose protein sequence is MTSRRRRTTRRTLSSTLIVLAVAIAGYALHAANITETAVPTSTTDATGPSATVTAGPTAASGPAPSRASSPAGVATARTRLAALPVKGRAPATGYDRTADFGTAWLDVDRNGCDTRNDVLARDLSDVVRSGPCRVTSGVLVSPYTGTRIDFVRGDTTSTLVQIDHVVALENAWTTGAQQLDAAERVALANDPDNLFAVDQHANAQKRSGDAATWLPADTAFRCTYVEHQIAVKTTYRLWVVPAEHDAMVRVLDRC
- a CDS encoding SDR family oxidoreductase; its protein translation is MTVSTTVPARFSDRVVLITGGGSGLGRATAVRLAAEGAALSLVDVSSDGLDATKAAVLEATPEAQVLTTVADVSDEAQVDAYVTATTERFGRIDGFFNNAGIEGKQNPTESFTAAEFDKVVSINLRGVFLGLEKVLRVMREQGSGMVVNTASVGGIRGIGNQSGYAAAKHGVVGLTRNSAVEYGRYGIRINAIAPGAIWTPMVENSMKQLDAENPRKAAEEFIQVNPTKRYGEAPEIAAVVAFLLSDDASYVNATVVPIDGGQSAAY